A stretch of the Lactuca sativa cultivar Salinas chromosome 9, Lsat_Salinas_v11, whole genome shotgun sequence genome encodes the following:
- the LOC128129291 gene encoding uncharacterized protein LOC128129291 codes for MEKTSLLVDPNPCTEGISKMTTLSPANKYVQEFTPDYKRALNKEAERFYLIYKGPHAGVHTDWGITETFCKVDKVTCKKFRNEASARLSLATYQDDTSKTNQPLLRPKIQKVKEAHRDQRFDIQQMVNYPEISFEDFRTIWKKARAACPEDLVHEKFFTTDKKTKSLFNFLEGADAKLVYQAFQAGLIDNIYPSCNLQEHKFFPSSMVESIKNFRKKVLKAKDNPIYIRCISSLPEWIQESTLSPYHFQEIGLSKANREIEQSQPMEDKDLPFTEILHPHRINGLRRISDKIIEIISGSKKKINYTDSHCIITSRSYNNTSQEDLRQASKFGEKFMKNSMEVSNATRQHFCRTWRP; via the coding sequence ATGGAAAAAACTAGCTTATTGGTTGATCCCAATCCTTGTACTGAAGGAATCAGTAAAATGACAACTTTGTCGCCCGCTAACAAATATGTGCAGGAGTTTACACCAGATTACAAAAGAGCTCTTAACAAAGAAGCTGAAAGATTTTATCTAATCTACAAAGGACCCCATGCCGGTGTTCATACTGACTGGGGAATTACAGAAACCTTCTGTAAAGTTGATAAAGTTACTTGCAAAAAATTCAGAAATGAAGCATCTGCAAGATTAAGCCTTGCCACTTATCAAGACGATACAAGCAAGACTAACCAACCACTTCTTCGACCAAAAATTCAAAAAGTCAAAGAAGCCCACAGAGACCAAAGGTTTGACATTCAACAAATGGTTAACTATCCTGAAATCTCTTTTGAAGATTTCAGAACAATCTGGAAGAAAGCAAGAGCTGCATGCCCAGAAGACCTTGTTCATGAAAAGTTTTTCACTACAGACAAGAAAACAAAAAGTCTGTTCAACTTCCTCGAAGGAGCAGATGCAAAATTAGTCTACCAAGCCTTTCAAGCTGGACTAATCGACAATATCTACCCAAGTtgcaaccttcaagaacacaaatTCTTCCCAAGCAGCATGGTAGAATCCATTAAGAACTTTCGAAAGAAAGTACTTAAAGCAAAAGATAATCCGATCTACATCAGATGCATCTCTTCACTCCCAGAATGGATTCAAGAATCAACTCTTTCTCCATACCACTTTCAGGAAATTGGTCTTTCTAAAGCCAATAGAGAAATTGAACAATCTCAACCAATGGAAGATAAAGATCTACCTTTCACCGAAATTCTTCATCCCCATCGCATCAATGGTTTAAGAAGAATATCAGATAAAATCATTGAGATTATCTCTGGTTCAAAAAAGAAGATTAATTATACTGACTCGCATTGTATAATTACAAGCAGGAGTTACAACAACACCAGCCAAGAAGATCTTCGTCAAGCCTCCAAGTTTGgcgaaaaattcatgaaaaatagcatGGAAGTATCCAATGCTACACGCCAACACTTCTGCCGAACTTGGAGGCCATGA
- the LOC128129293 gene encoding uncharacterized protein LOC128129293, producing the protein MEAMKLLKKSMMVKEAYSKGKPGFLETQEKGSKEKQIPGTNITHDGINKERIISIQTTRFKQIKDLLEKVCSENPIDPNKTKGWMQASIKLIDPKTVIREKPTVYSLQDREEFSKQIKELLDMRLIIESKFPHMSPAFLVNKEAEKRRGKKRMVVNYKAINDATIGDSHNLPNMHELLTLLRGKNIYSSFDCKSGFWQVLLDEES; encoded by the exons ATGGAGGCTATGAAGCTCTTGAAGAAGAGTATGATG GTTAAAGAGGCCTATAGCAAAGGAAAACCAGGTTTTCTTGAAACTCAAGAAAAAGGttctaaagaaaaacaaattccaGGTACTAATATAACCCATGACGGGATTAATAAAGAAAGGATTATTTCTATTCAAACTACCAGGTTCAAACAGATCAAGGATCTTCTTGAAAAAGTTTGTTCTGAAAATCCTATTGATCCAAATAAAACCAAAGGATGGATGCAAGCTTCAATTAAGCTTATTGATCCCAAAACGGTTATTAGAGAAAAACCTACGGTTTACTCTCTACAAGATAGGGAAGAATTTTCCAAACAAATCAAGGAATTACTTGATATGAGACTAATTATAGAATCAAAATTCCCTCATATGTCTCCTGCCTTTCTTGTCAATAAAGAAGCagagaaaagaagaggaaagaagCGCATGGTTGTCAACTACAAAGCAATCAATGATGCAACTATTGGAGACTCACATAATCTTCCCAATATGCACGAACTCTTGACTCTTCTACgaggaaaaaacatttattcaagttTCGACTGCAAGTCAGGTTTCTGGCAAGTTCTACTTGATGAAGAATCGTAG